From Camelus dromedarius isolate mCamDro1 chromosome X, mCamDro1.pat, whole genome shotgun sequence, one genomic window encodes:
- the LOC135320198 gene encoding small ribosomal subunit protein eS27-like, giving the protein MDVKGPGCYKIATIFSCAQTVVLCVSCSAELCQPTEGKTRLTEGCSFRRKQH; this is encoded by the exons ATGGATGTAAAAGGTCCAGGTTGCTACAAGATTGCCACAATTTTCAGCTGTGCTCAGACGGTAGTTCTTTGTGTCAGTTGTTCAGCAGAGTTGTGCCAACCCACAGAAGGAAAGACCAGGCTCACC g AAGGGTGTTCATTTAGAAGAAAGCAACACTGA